In the Aster yellows witches'-broom phytoplasma AYWB genome, GGGAAAATTAGTTTTAATGTGTTTAATTTTGTTTTGATGATTCATTTATTTTAACTCCTATTTTTTTGATTAATAATAAGTTTCTATTTTATAAGGTAAAACATAACCGATTTCTTGGAAAGTTTGAGTACTCATTTCAAAGTGATAAATTAAGGTTTTTTTGTTACCACTTCTATTTTTTTTGATACATACTTCAATTATTTTTTGATTTTCATTGTCATCAGATTCTAAATAGAGTTGATTTAAGGTTGAATTATAAATATTTAAAGGTTTTTCTTGGTCTTTGGCTAGTTTTGGTCTAAATTCAGACATCATTAAGACGATATCAGAATTGGTTTCAATTCCACCACTTCCTTTTAAAGCGGTTATTTCAGGGGATTTTCCTTGGTAATTGCTGTATGTATCTCTTGAAAATTGAGAGAGAATGATAATAATGATGTTTAATTCCATGGCTAATTGTTTGAGTTTAGTCATAATTTCGTCAATGGCTAGACGGTCATTTTCTAAATGATTACTAGCTTTAGTAATTTGGAGATGGTCGATAACGATGATTTCTACTTGTTTTTCTAAATAGAGTCGATAAACTAAATCAATGATATAATCAATATTTTTGCTTTTATCATAACTAAATGATAAATTGATATTAACAAAAAATTGTTTGGCTTGTTTCATCCTTTCCGTGTATTGTTGAGGTGTGATGTTTGAGTCTTCCAAATTTTTATCTAAAATAACATCTAAAGGAATTTGAGTTTGGTGAGCTAATAAACGACTTAAATTTTCCTCCATTGTCATTTCATAAGAAAATACCAAAATATGAGGATAACAAGAACTTTCTTGATGTTTTGTTTTGGCGATATCTAAAAGAAGGTTGTAGACAAAAGTTGTTTTACCTAATCCAGTATAGCCTCCAATAGTTATGATTTGGCTTTTTTTGAATCCTTTAGTGGATTGGTTGAGTCCTTTAAAAATTTCTGATAATCGGTAATATTCTTCTTGGATTTTTTGTTTTGCTTGGTTGTCGGTGGCAAAAAACTCAGTATGTAAAGAGGCCATTTGGTTTAAAGTAAAGTGTGTTTTATCATTTTTGTGGGGAATTGAAGAGATAAAATTTCTTAATTTATCAAAGATTTCTTGGTAATATAAGTTTTTAGTGTAAGGATCTTGGGTTTCAAAAGAAGGACTAATAATTTTTAAGAGTTGTTGGAACAGCTTTTCTTGGGTATAGGTGTGTTTTAAGTTATCTAAGAAATCAAGGTTATTTTCCTTACTAAAATCATTATTTAAAAAAGATAATGATTCTTTGGTAAAGTTATCTTGTTGGAAATTAGTTTGTAAATATGTTAATAACTCTTTGATTATATCAGTTTGAGATTTTATTTTATCCCAAGGATGAGTTGTTTGTTTTTCTAAAAATAAATATTTTAAAGTTGTAAATATTTTTTTATTTTGGGGATCGAGTAAAGTTTTAGGGTTTATTATTTGGCAGTAAAGGTTTAACTTTTCCCATTGGCCTTGTTCGATATAATTTATTAGTTGTTTTAACGCTTTTTGTTCGTTGGTTAACATTTTTATATTAACTCCTTTTTTTATTTTTTAATTATATTGATATTAGAAAAAGGGATAAATTTGTTGGTAATTAAGTTTTGTAAGAAATTGTTAGCTGAATTGGAAAATAAGTTAATTACTTGATTAATTCCTTGCACTTTTCCTTGATTGATTTTATTGTTTAGTCTTTGGGTTTCGGTTTCGTTATTGGTTAATAAATAGAACTCAAAACGGGTGTCTAATTTTTTTAATTGTTGTCCTTCTACCATGGCTTGTTTATAGCGGTCTCGGAGACAGGTTTTAAAATTAAACGCCATTATTCGTTTGGTTTCTGTGAATAAAACTAAATCAAAGCGAATATCGGGGATGAAAAATAAATAAGCCTGGGGATATAAATTGATGATGCCTTTGTTTTGAAAATATAATAAAATGAGATATTCATTGATTTTACCGCGGATGACTTTTTGACTTTGAGAATTGGTGTTATTTTGGTTAAAATAATGGTTTAATTGTTGGTCATTGGTTTGCATATATTTGTTAATAGAAAGATTAAAAGTGTCTTTGTTAAAAAAATATTTTAAAATTTCCACAGTTTGGATATTAGTATTAAATTGTTGAATATTAAAAAAATCTTGGTTATTTAACATTTGATATTCCTTTCTTTAAATAAAAAAAGACCTTTAAATTAAGGTCTTTTGTTGGTTTTTTGAGTTTTTTTAAAGATTTTTTTAGTTTTCCATTTAACAAGACCGTCCTTGGTGACGGTTTTGATTTTGCCGTTGGTATAGTAGTAATAAGTGTTTCTGTTTTTACAGGTTTTTTTTAGTAATTATTGCCATTTTGTATTTCTCCTATTTGTTTGATTATTTGTTTTTGGTTAGTTAATGTTGTTTTGCTATTCATCTCTTTTAAGATGAATTTGTGGCCGAGGTTTTTTCTTTCTAAGAATAATTCATATCCTTGGCTTACTTGGTGAAAGTATGATAAAGGATGAGTTTCTATGACGTCTAATTTATGATCTTTTTGGTTCTGTTTGCGTTCTAAACCTAATTGTGGTTTGATTTTGAGATAAACAGTCATATTTGGTTTAATAAATTGTTTATTAAGTAAATTAAAAAGCTGATAGTTTTTATCAATGTTGTGAGGATAAGCTTGATAGGCCAAGTTAGAACCTAACCATCTATCTATTAAAATGATTTTATTAGTTGCTAAATGTGGTTTTATTTCCTCTTCTTGGATTTGTTGCATATTAGCAAAACTCAATAAATATCTAGTTAATGGTTTTAATTGGGAATTAGTTAAAAAGATATCACGAAGAGGTTGGCCGATGGAGGAACTTCCTAAACCTTGTAGATTAATTACTTCGTGACCTTGTTTTTCTAATTGTTTTCTAATTTTTTGAATTAAAGTTGTTTTACCACTGCCATCTAGTCCTTCAAATACGATTATTTTCATTTTAATTCTCCTTTGAATTTATATTTTGGGTATAAAAAAAGACCTTCGATTTGAAGGTCTAAAATAATTAATTATTTGATTTTACTTAATTGTTTTAAATAAGTTGTTTGTGATAATTCTTGTTTGGCTTTTGATAAAAGTTCTAAATATTGTTTGCTATCTTGAATCATTTTAGTAATAAAATTATTATCTAAGTAAATTCTGACTACATGATAATCATTATCATTAAAATAAACTAAGAAATAAGCGAATTGAGCTTGGGAACAATAAAGTTGACATTGAACTTGTGCCCAGTAGTTTTTAGGGACTTCTTTGTTTGTTAAAAAGCCATTCCAAGATTGAGATATGTTGTTGTTTTCGTCACGATAAGGACATTTGATTTCTAAGAGAGTTTTGGTTTTAGTATTATAACCATCTAAAGAAGCGGAAAACATTTTTTCTTTGTCATCTGTAAAGATGGTGTCAGGATAATCAAGTTTCGTGGTTTTTTCGAAAAAAGTTCTCGCTAAAGGTTCCATTTTATTACCATGTTCAGTGTATTTGTTGCTTGTGAAAGTAGTGCCAAAGATTTTGTCATGAACCAATTGTTCTAAAGAACGAAATTTGTCATTGCCTGTGATACTACCTATTTCTGATGCGTTTATGTATTGTTTTCGGTGTTGATACCATTCTTTGGTACGTTGTGATAAGGTGATTTGCATTGTTATTCCCCTTTCTTAAAAATTTTCTTTAATAATGAAAAAAGATATTTTCCTAAATAATAAGATAAATTTAATATATGATAAAGACATTTAAAGATGAAATCAATTAAACATAAGAGATGAGGTAAAAATAATAATATAATGATTAATAAAGCTAAATTAAGCCACTTATTTTGATGATTAAAGAAATGATTACTTATAGTAGCAAACCAATTATTTAATTTTGTTAACCAAGTATTAATTAGGTTCCACATGATTATTAGTTTTCGTAGTAGTTAGATATTGATAAAATTGAACTACTATTCCTTGTTTTAGTCTTTTGATGCTTAATTGATAGGTAAAAAGATAGAATTTGATTAAATAATTAATAAAAATTAAAGGTATTAATAAAATAGAGATAATAATAAAAAAGATGATGTTACTCGGTAAAGATGGTAATATTTTTTTAATGGACATATTTTTAATAGTTCCTTTCTTTTTTAAGTATTGGGTAATAAAAAAAGACCCTGAGGAGGGTCTTTATAAAAAGTTAAATATTTTTATTTCTTATTAAATACAAATTAATTATTTTCATCATTTAAAGTTTTTAAAAGTATTTGATAAGTTTTTAATTGTTCTTTTTGATTATTAATTAAATTTTCTAAATTTTTTTTTAAGGTTAAAAGAGTATTTTTTCTAGGTTCATTATTTGATAATTGTTGTATTTCGTTTTCTATATTTATTTTTTTAACTGCATTTTCTCGAATTTTATATTTTAAATTAATTATATTTTCTTCAATAGAGTAATTAGTTATGTTTGGGTTATTATTACTAGTGCTAGCAATATCTTTATCCATCCCCATTACTTGTTGATTATTATTAATTAAAAATAATCCTAAAAAAGCGAATACAAATACATTTAATAACAATAATAAATTATTTTTGATTTTAAACATTATATGAAATCTCCTTTTATTTTTTATTACCAGACATCAGTCTGTCTTCTTTTCATTTCTGCTTCTTCAACTTTATCATTGTTATGTTTATCTTTGAAGATTGATAAAGTTTTACGGATAGGGTTGAAGTGGAGGTGAAAATCGGTTAATTTGAAGTTTTCATTGTGAACGAAAGCATCACCAAGGTAATAGTCTTTGTCTTCTTGTAAGAAATGTTTAGGGCCTTTGTATTTTAGGATTAAGTAGTTACCACCTGGGCCTTTGTGTTTTTTTTTTCGAAGTTAATGTAAGAATATAATTGGCTGTCGGCTTTTGCGTCAAAAGATGCACTGTCGAAACCGTCTAAAGTAGTATGATTATAAGTATCGCCATCTTTATTCCATCGGTCGAAAGGATGGCGGTTTTTGATGAAGATAGCTAGGTTGGAAGGTTCGGGTTGGGATTCGAGGCGTTCTAATATTAAGCGTTGATTTATTTTAATTAGTTCATCTTGATTTTTCATGATTTTTTTTGATAAATTATCTAATTCAGGATTATTAGGTGAACGATTCATATCTATAGCTTTATCATTTAAATAAATTTGTAGGTTTTTTTCTTTAGCTTCTGTTTCTAATAATTCTCGTTCACGAAATAATTGTTCTGCTTTTAGTTTTTGTTGTTGATAATAACCAACACCATTTAACCCATCAAAGGTGTATTTAGCTTTAATCATTGTACATTTTTGATTATCGTCGTACCATTCTTCAATGTTTTCAAATTTAGTTTCTTGAAAGGTAGGAATTGGGTCTTTAGGGAGTTTGATGACTCCTGTTTCAGTTAAGATG is a window encoding:
- a CDS encoding SVM family protein (Sequence-variable mosaic (SVM) proteins are highly divergent, but recognized by the shared signal peptide region that defines them.); this translates as MFKIKNNLLLLLNVFVFAFLGLFLINNNQQVMGMDKDIASTSNNNPNITNYSIEENIINLKYKIRENAVKKINIENEIQQLSNNEPRKNTLLTLKKNLENLINNQKEQLKTYQILLKTLNDENN
- a CDS encoding replicative DNA helicase is translated as MLTNEQKALKQLINYIEQGQWEKLNLYCQIINPKTLLDPQNKKIFTTLKYLFLEKQTTHPWDKIKSQTDIIKELLTYLQTNFQQDNFTKESLSFLNNDFSKENNLDFLDNLKHTYTQEKLFQQLLKIISPSFETQDPYTKNLYYQEIFDKLRNFISSIPHKNDKTHFTLNQMASLHTEFFATDNQAKQKIQEEYYRLSEIFKGLNQSTKGFKKSQIITIGGYTGLGKTTFVYNLLLDIAKTKHQESSCYPHILVFSYEMTMEENLSRLLAHQTQIPLDVILDKNLEDSNITPQQYTERMKQAKQFFVNINLSFSYDKSKNIDYIIDLVYRLYLEKQVEIIVIDHLQITKASNHLENDRLAIDEIMTKLKQLAMELNIIIIILSQFSRDTYSNYQGKSPEITALKGSGGIETNSDIVLMMSEFRPKLAKDQEKPLNIYNSTLNQLYLESDDNENQKIIEVCIKKNRSGNKKTLIYHFEMSTQTFQEIGYVLPYKIETYY
- a CDS encoding YqaJ viral recombinase family protein; the encoded protein is MQITLSQRTKEWYQHRKQYINASEIGSITGNDKFRSLEQLVHDKIFGTTFTSNKYTEHGNKMEPLARTFFEKTTKLDYPDTIFTDDKEKMFSASLDGYNTKTKTLLEIKCPYRDENNNISQSWNGFLTNKEVPKNYWAQVQCQLYCSQAQFAYFLVYFNDNDYHVVRIYLDNNFITKMIQDSKQYLELLSKAKQELSQTTYLKQLSKIK
- the tmk gene encoding dTMP kinase, which codes for MKIIVFEGLDGSGKTTLIQKIRKQLEKQGHEVINLQGLGSSSIGQPLRDIFLTNSQLKPLTRYLLSFANMQQIQEEEIKPHLATNKIILIDRWLGSNLAYQAYPHNIDKNYQLFNLLNKQFIKPNMTVYLKIKPQLGLERKQNQKDHKLDVIETHPLSYFHQVSQGYELFLERKNLGHKFILKEMNSKTTLTNQKQIIKQIGEIQNGNNY